The following are encoded together in the bacterium genome:
- the pruA gene encoding L-glutamate gamma-semialdehyde dehydrogenase, giving the protein MLTPFKNEPFTNFSDPANKAAFEQALARVESRFGEKIPLLVGGERIFTDDTIKSTNPANPEQVLAYVSKGSQELALRALESAHKNFQWWKDVDPDARARILLRAAAILRRRKHEFSATMVMEIGKNWGEADGDTAEAIDFLEFYAREMMRLNERQPVTEFPGEENNLYYIPLGVGAVIPPWNFPGAIMAGMTTASVVTGNTVILKPASITPVIAYRFMEILEEAGLPAGIVNFLPGPGGAIGDTIVDHKLTRYIAFTGSMEIGQRIFQRAAVVHPGQLWLKRTILEMGGKDAILIDDDAELELAAEQIVAAAFGFQGQKCSACSRLIVHEKVYEKLLELVVARTKQIKCGPTKDLANWHGPVSEEGAYKKILEYIEIGKQEGRLVAGGGKAGSPGWFIEPTIIADVAPTARIMQEEIFGPVLAVCKVKSFDEGLAVFNNTQFGLTGGYFGKRREHLEKVRVQAHCGNLYLNRKCTGALVGVQPFGGFNQSGTDSKAGGRDYLQLFLQGKSVTERF; this is encoded by the coding sequence ATGTTGACACCATTCAAGAACGAACCCTTCACAAATTTCTCCGATCCTGCCAACAAAGCCGCCTTCGAGCAGGCACTCGCTCGAGTCGAGAGCCGCTTCGGCGAGAAGATTCCGCTGCTGGTCGGCGGTGAACGAATCTTCACGGACGACACGATCAAATCCACCAATCCTGCCAATCCTGAACAGGTCTTGGCTTATGTATCCAAAGGCTCGCAAGAACTCGCATTGCGCGCTCTCGAGAGTGCTCATAAGAACTTCCAGTGGTGGAAAGATGTGGATCCTGATGCTCGCGCGCGTATTCTGCTGCGCGCCGCCGCGATTCTGCGCCGGCGCAAACACGAATTCAGCGCGACGATGGTCATGGAGATTGGGAAGAACTGGGGGGAAGCTGACGGCGACACGGCCGAGGCGATTGATTTCCTCGAGTTCTATGCCCGTGAAATGATGCGGCTGAACGAGCGCCAGCCGGTGACCGAATTCCCCGGTGAAGAGAACAATCTCTATTACATTCCGCTCGGAGTTGGCGCGGTCATTCCGCCGTGGAATTTCCCCGGGGCGATTATGGCCGGTATGACCACGGCATCGGTCGTCACCGGCAACACCGTTATCCTGAAACCGGCCTCGATTACTCCGGTCATTGCTTATCGTTTCATGGAGATACTTGAAGAAGCCGGCCTACCCGCCGGAATCGTAAACTTCCTGCCCGGACCCGGCGGCGCTATTGGCGACACCATCGTTGATCACAAACTCACACGGTACATCGCATTCACCGGCTCCATGGAGATTGGCCAGCGCATCTTCCAACGTGCCGCCGTGGTGCATCCCGGTCAGCTCTGGCTCAAGCGCACTATTCTTGAAATGGGCGGCAAGGACGCGATCTTGATTGACGACGATGCCGAGCTCGAACTGGCGGCCGAACAGATTGTTGCCGCCGCCTTCGGCTTCCAAGGCCAGAAGTGCAGCGCCTGCTCGCGCCTGATCGTTCACGAAAAAGTCTACGAAAAATTGCTGGAGCTGGTCGTCGCGCGCACCAAGCAAATCAAGTGCGGCCCAACGAAAGACCTCGCGAACTGGCACGGTCCCGTGAGCGAAGAAGGCGCTTACAAGAAGATTCTGGAGTACATTGAGATTGGGAAGCAGGAAGGCCGCCTCGTCGCTGGTGGCGGGAAAGCCGGATCGCCGGGCTGGTTCATCGAGCCGACGATCATTGCAGACGTGGCACCGACTGCGCGTATCATGCAGGAAGAAATCTTCGGCCCGGTGCTCGCTGTTTGCAAAGTGAAGTCGTTTGACGAGGGTCTGGCCGTTTTCAACAACACGCAGTTCGGACTGACCGGCGGCTATTTCGGCAAGCGCCGTGAACATCTTGAAAAGGTGCGCGTGCAGGCCCACTGCGGCAATCTCTATTTGAACCGCAAGTGCACTGGCGCGCTGGTCGGGGTACAGCCCTTCGGCGGATTCAATCAGAGCGGAACCGACAGCAAGGCGGGTGGCCGCGATTACTTGCAGCTCTTCCTGCAAGGCAAGAGCGTGACCGAACGCTTCTAA
- a CDS encoding response regulator produces the protein MDSPIRILTIDDEDAVRRSIRFYLEDSGFAVLEAANGRLGLEMVRRDTPDLVLCDLRMPEVDGLEVLASVGKEFPDLPIIIVSGTGVLGDAIEAVRLGAWDYVLKPIQDMGLLEVSIRRSLERAQLRAANHQYQLRLEDEISRRTEDLRDSETRFRTVVQWLAEGIIITDDQDMVTYVNKKMADMCGYEVDEVIGRPTTIMGPEHVRVMLREKTNDRLRGISETYETQLMRKTGEVFWVEISAGPYPNSDGKIIGSLSIVRDITDRKRSEQEREKLEAQLRRSQKLETIGTLAGGVAHDFNNILTPILGYSEMAKFFIGKESPAREGIEQITIAAHRARDLVRQILTFSRQGEEERHPVDVKLVIKEAVKLMRSSLPTTIEIRFATDGEVQQVLCDPTQIHQVVMNLCTNAGHAMKESGGTLEIKLSPFYVDAAFSCLHVNLSEGRYIRMTVSDTGCGMDRATTERIFEPFFTTKEAGEGTGLGLSVVHGIVTAHGGGISVYSEPGEGTTFQVYLPCVERGSVSDEEYEAEIPTGTERILFVDDELPNTMIAKQLLSRLGYEITTRTSSLEALELFTARHDQFDLLITDQTMPQMTGQELLNAVRFIRPELPIVLVTGFSETVTARNYREMGFNGYLMKPLVLRELGQTVRDALDYAAVESEARG, from the coding sequence ATGGACTCACCCATCCGCATCCTGACGATTGATGACGAAGACGCCGTACGGCGATCCATCCGCTTCTACTTGGAGGACAGCGGTTTTGCCGTACTCGAGGCGGCCAATGGCCGGTTAGGGCTTGAAATGGTGCGGCGCGACACTCCTGATCTCGTCCTGTGCGATTTGCGCATGCCTGAAGTGGACGGTCTTGAAGTGCTGGCCAGCGTGGGGAAAGAGTTCCCGGATTTACCTATAATCATCGTGTCCGGCACTGGCGTGCTCGGCGACGCCATCGAGGCCGTGCGGTTGGGCGCGTGGGATTATGTACTGAAGCCAATTCAGGACATGGGCCTCTTGGAAGTCTCAATTCGCCGGTCGCTGGAACGCGCCCAATTGCGGGCCGCGAATCACCAGTATCAACTGCGCCTCGAAGATGAGATTTCCAGGCGGACCGAAGACCTGCGCGACTCCGAGACCCGTTTTCGCACGGTCGTGCAATGGTTGGCCGAGGGTATCATAATTACCGACGATCAAGATATGGTGACCTATGTCAACAAGAAGATGGCCGATATGTGCGGCTATGAAGTTGACGAAGTCATAGGTCGGCCCACAACTATCATGGGCCCTGAGCACGTTCGCGTGATGCTGCGGGAGAAGACCAACGACCGTTTGCGCGGGATTTCGGAGACCTACGAAACGCAGCTGATGCGCAAGACCGGCGAGGTGTTCTGGGTCGAAATCAGCGCAGGGCCGTATCCGAATTCTGACGGCAAGATTATTGGTTCATTGTCCATCGTACGTGACATCACGGATAGGAAACGTTCCGAGCAGGAACGTGAGAAGCTCGAAGCACAATTGCGGCGTTCGCAGAAGCTCGAAACAATCGGCACGTTGGCGGGTGGCGTCGCGCATGACTTCAACAACATCTTGACGCCGATTCTCGGCTATAGCGAGATGGCCAAGTTCTTCATTGGCAAGGAGAGTCCGGCGCGTGAGGGCATCGAGCAGATCACTATCGCGGCACATCGCGCCCGCGATCTTGTCCGGCAGATTTTGACATTCAGCCGACAGGGTGAAGAGGAACGACACCCTGTGGACGTGAAACTCGTCATCAAGGAAGCTGTGAAGCTGATGCGGTCATCGTTGCCGACGACCATAGAAATCAGATTCGCCACCGATGGCGAAGTCCAGCAGGTGCTGTGTGACCCGACTCAGATCCATCAAGTCGTGATGAATCTCTGCACAAATGCGGGGCATGCCATGAAGGAATCGGGTGGAACGCTCGAGATTAAGCTGTCGCCATTCTACGTGGATGCGGCATTTTCATGCTTGCATGTGAACCTGAGTGAAGGCCGCTACATCCGCATGACCGTCAGCGACACTGGCTGCGGCATGGATCGGGCGACGACTGAACGCATTTTTGAACCGTTTTTCACTACCAAGGAAGCGGGCGAAGGCACCGGGCTCGGATTGTCGGTTGTACACGGCATCGTTACCGCACACGGCGGCGGCATCAGCGTCTACAGCGAACCGGGTGAAGGCACGACGTTTCAAGTTTATCTGCCGTGCGTGGAGCGGGGATCCGTGTCTGACGAAGAGTACGAGGCGGAAATACCCACCGGAACGGAGCGCATTCTATTCGTGGATGACGAGCTGCCTAACACGATGATCGCCAAGCAGCTACTGTCGCGGCTGGGATATGAAATCACAACGCGTACGAGCAGCCTTGAAGCGCTTGAGCTGTTCACCGCCCGCCATGACCAGTTTGATCTGTTGATCACGGATCAAACCATGCCGCAGATGACCGGCCAGGAGCTGTTGAACGCCGTTCGTTTCATTCGTCCGGAGTTGCCAATCGTGCTCGTGACCGGTTTTTCTGAAACGGTCACGGCGCGCAACTACCGCGAGATGGGATTCAACGGGTATTTGATGAAGCCGCTTGTCTTGCGGGAGCTCGGGCAGACCGTGCGGGATGCACTGGATTATGCCGCTGTCGAGTCCGAGGCCAGAGGATAG